From Rubrivirga sp. SAORIC476, a single genomic window includes:
- the otsB gene encoding trehalose-phosphatase, translating to MIPVPDRPLLFLDFDGTLSPIVDDPAQAHPHPAVPDLLVALAEAHEVVVITGRALDMVSRLLGGHVRVRAVGLHGAEEGWTDGTIEHRATESHAEALRRLRDAVPTDAGAWVEDKGAAFAVHYRTAPDPDAARAALERWAEAVPDGLVPIWGKAVVELRAEGVSKGTAVTRIAASHPDREPVYIGDDVTDEDAFRALQALRTPSVTVKVGEGDTAAGHRLPDVEAVVAYLRRYLD from the coding sequence ATGATCCCCGTTCCCGACCGGCCGCTCCTCTTCCTCGATTTCGACGGCACGCTGTCGCCCATCGTCGATGATCCCGCGCAGGCGCACCCGCACCCGGCTGTGCCGGACCTGCTCGTCGCCCTCGCCGAGGCGCACGAGGTCGTGGTCATCACCGGACGCGCGCTCGACATGGTGAGCCGCCTGCTCGGCGGCCACGTCCGCGTCCGTGCCGTCGGCCTCCACGGCGCCGAGGAGGGGTGGACCGACGGCACCATCGAGCACCGCGCCACCGAGTCCCACGCGGAGGCCCTCCGCCGCCTCCGCGACGCCGTCCCTACCGACGCGGGCGCCTGGGTGGAGGACAAGGGGGCCGCGTTCGCCGTCCACTACCGGACCGCGCCCGACCCGGACGCCGCCCGCGCGGCGCTCGAACGCTGGGCCGAGGCGGTCCCGGACGGCCTCGTCCCGATCTGGGGCAAGGCCGTCGTCGAACTCCGCGCCGAGGGCGTCTCCAAAGGCACCGCCGTCACCCGCATCGCGGCCTCCCACCCGGACCGCGAGCCGGTCTACATCGGCGACGACGTGACCGACGAGGACGCGTTTCGTGCGCTCCAGGCGCTCCGCACACCGTCAGTCACCGTCAAGGTCGGCGAGGGCGACACCGCCGCCGGACATCGCCTGCCTGACGTGGAGGCCGTCGTCGCGTACCTCCGCCGGTATCTGGACTGA
- a CDS encoding ADP-ribose polymerase — MSAHAPDRRPAVRLVMVTGENNNKVYEMAENGDGTFTARFGRIGARLQERTYDASRWDATYRAKTRKGYVDITALAAEEGDGGFAIDDPAVAALVDRLRAAADAALSAQYLVAPDAVSARQVTEAQTHLDALADLAGRLTGPPADQPDLVAAFDAHLLDLYRTIPRKMGNVREHLLGQALDPENLADVLDAEQEALDRMAQRVRLGGEAARPTLLDALGVDLQRVTDEAVLARVRSMMGVHADRLQSVVEVVHPAQRARFETHVAAARRKQTRLLWHGSRSENWLSILETGLVLNPARAVITGKMFGHGLYFASDFQKSLGYTSLRGAFWTDQAASRGVLALYDVHVGSPLVVRKHEAWCYELTADRLGQHRLFGTPDSLHARAGTMLRHDEIVVYREAQACPRYLVEVAAD, encoded by the coding sequence ATGTCCGCACACGCCCCCGACCGCCGCCCCGCCGTCCGCCTCGTCATGGTGACGGGCGAGAACAACAACAAGGTCTACGAGATGGCCGAGAACGGCGATGGGACCTTCACCGCCCGCTTCGGCCGCATCGGCGCCCGCCTCCAGGAGCGCACCTACGACGCCAGCCGGTGGGACGCCACCTACCGCGCGAAGACCCGCAAGGGCTACGTCGACATCACGGCCCTCGCGGCCGAGGAGGGCGACGGCGGCTTCGCCATCGACGACCCCGCCGTGGCCGCGCTGGTGGACCGCCTCCGCGCCGCCGCCGACGCCGCGCTGAGCGCCCAGTACCTCGTCGCCCCGGACGCCGTCAGCGCGCGCCAGGTGACGGAGGCGCAGACCCACCTCGACGCCCTGGCCGACCTAGCCGGTCGCCTCACCGGTCCGCCCGCCGACCAGCCCGACCTGGTCGCGGCCTTCGATGCTCACCTGCTCGACCTCTACCGGACGATCCCGCGCAAGATGGGCAACGTCCGCGAGCACCTGCTCGGGCAGGCCCTCGATCCCGAGAACCTGGCCGACGTGCTCGACGCCGAGCAGGAGGCCCTGGACCGGATGGCCCAGCGCGTCCGATTGGGCGGCGAGGCCGCGCGCCCGACGTTGCTCGACGCGCTCGGCGTGGACCTGCAGCGCGTCACCGACGAGGCCGTGCTGGCGCGCGTCCGCTCGATGATGGGCGTGCACGCCGACCGGCTCCAGAGCGTCGTCGAGGTGGTGCACCCGGCGCAACGGGCGCGGTTCGAGACCCACGTCGCGGCGGCGCGGCGCAAGCAGACGCGGCTGCTGTGGCACGGCTCGCGGTCCGAGAACTGGCTCTCGATCCTGGAGACCGGTCTCGTGCTCAACCCGGCGCGCGCCGTCATCACAGGCAAGATGTTCGGCCACGGTCTCTACTTCGCGTCCGACTTCCAGAAGTCGCTCGGCTACACCTCGCTGCGGGGTGCCTTCTGGACCGATCAGGCCGCTAGCCGCGGGGTCCTGGCGCTGTACGACGTGCACGTCGGCTCCCCGCTGGTCGTCCGCAAGCACGAGGCGTGGTGCTACGAACTGACCGCCGACCGTCTCGGCCAGCACCGGCTCTTCGGCACGCCGGACTCGCTCCACGCCCGCGCGGGGACCATGCTCCGCCACGACGAGATCGTGGTCTACCGCGAGGCGCAGGCCTGCCCGCGCTACCTCGTCGAAGTCGCGGCGGACTGA
- a CDS encoding dipeptidase, with protein MNAALQFATDHADDAVDQLKDWLRIPSISTDPARNTDTRRAAHWLADHLRAIGMETVEVMETGTPDAPGHPVVYAEHHVSDDARTVLVYGHYDVQPPDPLELWDQDPFEPVVRDGNLVARGSADDKGQAFMHVKAAEAYLKSDDALPVNLKMMIEGEEENGSAHLPAWLRANTDRLAADVVLVSDTSLFAPGVPSIAYGLRGLAYVEVSLTGPAKDLHSGVYGGGVENPINALAAMIADLHDDDHRVTVEGFYDDVRDLDEDEREAYRALPFDEAAWKEEIGVSETKTEAGFSVLEGTTGRPTLDVNGIWGGYTGEGAKTVLPSKATAKISCRLVADQTPGDITDKLRRHFEAHVPDTMTLTFTDLHGGHGVIVDREAPAMQAAAEAMEGVFGQTPFFTREGGSIPVVADFKAILGLDTVLMGFGLDSDSIHSPNEKFGLDRFHQGIEASIRFLDAYARQEAA; from the coding sequence ATGAACGCCGCTCTCCAGTTCGCCACCGACCACGCCGACGACGCCGTCGACCAGCTCAAAGACTGGCTCCGCATCCCGTCCATCTCGACGGACCCGGCCCGCAACACCGACACCCGCCGCGCGGCCCACTGGCTGGCCGACCACCTCCGTGCCATCGGCATGGAGACGGTCGAGGTGATGGAGACCGGCACGCCCGACGCGCCCGGCCACCCGGTCGTCTACGCCGAGCACCACGTCTCCGACGACGCCCGGACGGTGCTCGTCTACGGCCACTACGACGTGCAGCCGCCGGACCCGCTGGAGTTGTGGGACCAGGACCCCTTCGAGCCCGTCGTCAGGGACGGCAACTTGGTCGCGCGCGGCTCGGCCGACGACAAGGGCCAGGCCTTCATGCACGTCAAGGCCGCCGAGGCGTACTTGAAGTCGGACGACGCCCTGCCGGTCAACCTCAAGATGATGATCGAGGGCGAGGAGGAGAACGGCAGCGCCCACCTCCCGGCGTGGCTCCGCGCCAACACCGACCGCCTCGCGGCCGACGTGGTGCTGGTCTCCGACACGTCGCTGTTCGCGCCCGGCGTGCCGTCGATCGCCTACGGCCTGCGCGGGCTGGCCTACGTCGAGGTGTCCCTGACGGGCCCGGCCAAGGACCTCCACTCGGGGGTCTACGGCGGCGGCGTCGAGAACCCGATCAACGCGCTCGCCGCGATGATCGCGGACCTCCACGACGACGACCATCGCGTCACCGTCGAGGGCTTCTACGACGACGTGCGCGACCTCGACGAGGATGAGCGCGAGGCGTACCGCGCGCTGCCGTTCGACGAGGCGGCGTGGAAGGAGGAGATCGGGGTCTCCGAGACGAAGACCGAGGCGGGCTTCTCGGTGCTCGAAGGCACGACCGGCCGGCCGACGCTCGACGTGAACGGCATCTGGGGCGGCTACACCGGCGAGGGCGCCAAGACCGTCCTCCCCTCCAAGGCGACCGCCAAGATCTCGTGCCGCCTCGTGGCCGATCAGACGCCGGGCGACATCACGGACAAGCTGCGCCGCCATTTCGAGGCTCACGTCCCGGACACCATGACGCTGACGTTCACCGACCTCCACGGCGGGCACGGCGTCATCGTCGACCGCGAGGCGCCCGCCATGCAGGCCGCCGCCGAGGCCATGGAAGGCGTCTTCGGCCAGACGCCCTTCTTCACCCGCGAGGGCGGCTCCATCCCCGTCGTCGCCGACTTCAAGGCCATCCTCGGGTTGGACACCGTCCTGATGGGCTTCGGCCTCGACTCGGACTCGATCCACTCGCCGAACGAGAAGTTCGGGCTCGACCGCTTCCACCAGGGCATCGAGGCGTCGATCCGGTTCCTCGACGCCTACGCCCGGCAGGAGGCCGCCTGA
- a CDS encoding M23 family metallopeptidase — protein MRSAFLFAALVLLAGCRFEASPASEAASADSASCDCADGRDVADAAPEAPPVAAGDTARVTPDEAGSFDPPADLVPSVSAAGLAIPVAGVEADDLVDTFQAARSEGRTHNAIDILAPRGTPVVAAAPGEVMRLFTSDKGGLTVYVLGDDRQTVSYYAHLDAYAPGLRTGQRVRRGQVLGEVGDTGNAAPGNTHLHFALWRTEDSADFWDGTPVNPYPLLAR, from the coding sequence ATGCGCTCTGCGTTCCTGTTCGCCGCTCTGGTCCTGCTCGCCGGATGCCGCTTCGAAGCCTCTCCGGCCTCGGAGGCGGCGTCGGCCGACTCGGCGTCCTGCGACTGCGCCGATGGCCGAGACGTCGCCGACGCGGCGCCCGAGGCGCCGCCGGTGGCCGCGGGCGACACGGCGCGCGTGACGCCGGACGAGGCGGGCTCGTTCGATCCGCCCGCCGACCTCGTGCCGTCCGTGAGCGCGGCCGGGCTCGCCATCCCCGTCGCGGGCGTCGAGGCGGACGACCTCGTGGACACGTTCCAGGCCGCGCGCAGTGAGGGCCGGACCCACAACGCCATCGACATCCTGGCACCGCGCGGGACCCCGGTCGTGGCTGCGGCGCCGGGCGAGGTGATGCGCCTGTTCACAAGCGACAAGGGCGGGCTGACCGTCTACGTGCTCGGCGACGACCGCCAGACGGTGTCCTATTACGCCCACCTCGACGCCTACGCGCCCGGCCTCCGCACGGGCCAGCGCGTCCGCCGTGGGCAGGTGTTGGGGGAAGTGGGCGATACGGGCAACGCAGCGCCCGGCAACACGCACCTCCACTTCGCCCTCTGGCGGACCGAGGACTCCGCCGACTTCTGGGACGGCACCCCGGTCAACCCCTACCCGCTGCTGGCGAGGTAG
- a CDS encoding L,D-transpeptidase family protein, with protein MRAFLLLLGLGVTVAACQLDADTPTPPADPAPSSDAPITRVTTIGDDRVPSDDEVEANRLAGRGRALSQTDTTGRAAAERANPETLASLDSTRDWSAQMHLPLGGNVEGPSVLKLQVLLDRAGFTPGQIDGRWGDNTELAVTWAQTAEGLKATGIADEATVRALARLGGAPDSLLTTVTLTEADVAGPFETLPDDVYAKAELDALGYESLGEKLGETYHAAPALLARLNPGVTLDSLRAGDRLRVPHVMGMPSARGTVDRIEISAEGGFLHAVAADGTVLFHAPVTVGSSYDPSPDGDFRVTAIAHDPSWHYQPSILESVPDDQPEATLPGGPNNAVGVVWMALSKEHYGIHGTSAPGTIGYASSAGCVRLTNWDAERLAGLIQPGVTVRFLEGTTPSSPASGGSSGARRDSTQTV; from the coding sequence ATGCGCGCTTTTCTCCTCCTCCTCGGCCTCGGTGTGACCGTCGCCGCCTGCCAGCTCGACGCCGACACGCCGACGCCGCCCGCCGACCCGGCGCCCTCCTCCGACGCCCCGATCACCCGCGTCACCACCATCGGCGACGACCGCGTCCCCTCCGACGACGAGGTCGAGGCGAACCGCCTCGCGGGCCGCGGCCGGGCGCTCTCCCAGACCGACACGACTGGTCGCGCCGCCGCCGAGCGCGCCAACCCCGAGACGCTCGCCTCGCTCGACTCGACGCGCGACTGGTCCGCCCAGATGCACCTGCCCCTCGGGGGCAACGTCGAAGGGCCGAGCGTGCTCAAGCTCCAGGTGCTCCTCGACCGCGCGGGCTTCACGCCCGGCCAGATCGACGGCCGCTGGGGCGACAACACCGAGCTGGCCGTGACGTGGGCGCAGACCGCCGAGGGCCTCAAAGCCACCGGCATCGCCGACGAGGCGACCGTCCGCGCCCTTGCCCGCCTCGGCGGCGCCCCGGACTCGCTCCTCACCACCGTCACCCTCACCGAGGCGGACGTGGCCGGGCCCTTCGAGACGCTCCCGGACGACGTGTACGCCAAGGCCGAGCTGGACGCGCTCGGCTACGAGTCGCTGGGCGAGAAGCTCGGCGAGACGTACCACGCCGCCCCCGCCCTCCTGGCCCGCCTCAACCCCGGCGTCACCCTCGACAGCCTCCGCGCGGGCGACAGGCTGCGCGTGCCCCACGTGATGGGCATGCCGTCCGCACGCGGCACCGTCGACCGGATCGAGATCTCGGCCGAGGGAGGCTTCCTCCACGCCGTCGCCGCCGACGGCACCGTCCTCTTCCACGCCCCCGTGACGGTCGGGTCCAGCTACGACCCGTCGCCGGACGGCGATTTCCGCGTCACGGCCATCGCGCACGACCCGTCGTGGCACTACCAGCCGTCGATTCTGGAGAGCGTGCCGGACGACCAGCCGGAGGCGACGCTCCCGGGCGGACCCAACAACGCCGTCGGCGTGGTGTGGATGGCGCTTTCGAAGGAGCACTACGGCATCCACGGCACCAGCGCGCCCGGCACGATCGGCTACGCGTCGTCGGCCGGGTGCGTGCGGCTGACCAACTGGGACGCCGAGCGCCTCGCGGGCCTGATCCAGCCCGGCGTGACGGTCCGCTTCCTGGAGGGGACCACGCCGAGTAGCCCCGCCTCGGGGGGCTCGTCGGGCGCCCGCCGCGACTCCACGCAGACGGTGTGA
- a CDS encoding glycoside hydrolase family 15 protein, whose amino-acid sequence MPSSYLPIGDYGLVGNMRTAALVGKNGSVDWLCLPHFDSPSVFAGILDDAKGGHFKVEVDGNYSCRQTYLPDSNVLVTRFTGEEGAAEVVDYMPVGEVGPDTGYHGLIRHIRVLRGTVSLRVRVAPAFDYGRSTHTVELTDEGAVFTSETGGPDGGPLRVALSTVRTLHIDDADADHPAVVRDFELTRGDRVTLELRHLDADAVLDEPLSRETEYALFRQTTDYWRDWLVGCSYTGRWRETVRRSALALKLLTFEPTGAIVAAPTTSLPEHIGGHRNWDYRYSWIRDAAFTLYGLLRIGFTAEVRSFIGWLRDRCEAGIPDDPNGPLQIVYGIDGRRTLTEFELPHLEGYRGSAPVRVGNGAAGQLQLDIYGELLDAVYLYDKYGTPLAWEFWQDIVTYVDWVCANWDRPDEGIWEVRGDREHFVYSKLMCWVALDRGLRLADKRSLPAPRERWLATRDAIYTAIMERGWSEERGAFVQAFGGTTLDASNLLMPLVFFTGPNDPRMIATLEETLKAPEDGGLTSDCLVWRYNTGEVDDGVGGEEGAFNLCSFWLVEALARAGRIEPAYLEKARVMFEKMLGYSNHLGLFAEMTGLSGQALGNFPQAFSHLGLISAAYNIDRALDEHGPSRRSGQTPEAPEQARTVPEAGHPGAEPSAHPGPTGAR is encoded by the coding sequence GTGCCCTCCTCCTACCTCCCCATCGGCGACTACGGCCTCGTCGGCAACATGCGGACGGCCGCGCTCGTCGGCAAGAACGGCTCCGTCGACTGGCTCTGTCTGCCCCACTTCGACTCGCCGTCGGTCTTCGCGGGCATCCTCGACGATGCGAAGGGCGGCCACTTCAAGGTCGAGGTGGACGGCAACTACTCGTGCCGCCAGACCTACCTGCCCGACTCGAACGTCCTCGTGACGCGCTTCACCGGCGAAGAAGGCGCCGCCGAAGTCGTGGACTACATGCCCGTGGGCGAGGTCGGGCCGGACACCGGGTACCACGGCCTGATCCGCCACATCCGCGTCCTCCGTGGGACGGTGAGCCTCCGCGTCCGCGTCGCGCCTGCGTTCGACTACGGCCGGAGCACGCACACGGTCGAACTGACCGACGAGGGCGCCGTGTTCACGTCCGAGACGGGCGGCCCCGATGGCGGGCCGCTCCGTGTGGCCCTCTCGACCGTCCGCACGCTCCACATCGACGACGCCGACGCCGACCACCCAGCGGTCGTCCGCGACTTCGAACTGACGCGCGGCGACCGCGTGACGCTCGAACTGCGCCACCTCGATGCCGACGCGGTGCTCGACGAACCGCTCTCCCGCGAGACCGAGTATGCCCTCTTCCGCCAGACGACCGACTACTGGCGCGACTGGCTCGTCGGGTGCTCGTACACCGGGCGCTGGCGCGAGACAGTCCGCCGGAGCGCGCTCGCGCTCAAGCTGCTCACCTTCGAGCCGACCGGCGCCATCGTCGCCGCGCCGACGACCAGCCTGCCCGAGCACATCGGCGGGCACCGCAACTGGGACTACCGCTACTCCTGGATCCGCGACGCCGCGTTCACGCTCTACGGCCTCCTGCGGATCGGCTTCACGGCCGAGGTGCGCTCCTTCATTGGGTGGCTCCGCGACCGCTGCGAGGCGGGCATCCCCGACGATCCCAACGGGCCGCTCCAGATCGTCTACGGCATCGACGGTCGCCGCACGCTGACCGAGTTCGAGCTGCCGCACCTGGAGGGCTACCGCGGCTCGGCGCCAGTCCGCGTGGGCAACGGCGCCGCCGGGCAGCTCCAGCTCGACATCTACGGCGAGCTGCTGGACGCCGTCTACCTCTACGACAAGTACGGCACGCCGCTGGCGTGGGAGTTCTGGCAGGACATCGTGACCTACGTCGACTGGGTGTGCGCCAACTGGGACCGGCCGGACGAGGGCATCTGGGAGGTGCGCGGCGACCGTGAGCACTTCGTCTACTCGAAGCTGATGTGCTGGGTCGCCCTCGACCGCGGCCTGCGGCTGGCCGACAAACGGTCGCTCCCGGCACCGCGGGAGCGCTGGCTGGCCACGCGCGACGCCATCTACACGGCCATCATGGAACGCGGCTGGAGCGAGGAGCGCGGCGCCTTCGTGCAGGCCTTCGGCGGGACCACCCTCGACGCGTCCAACCTGCTGATGCCGCTGGTCTTCTTCACCGGCCCCAACGACCCGCGCATGATCGCGACGCTGGAGGAGACGCTCAAGGCGCCCGAGGACGGCGGCCTGACCTCTGACTGCCTCGTGTGGCGCTACAACACCGGCGAGGTGGACGACGGCGTCGGGGGGGAGGAGGGCGCCTTCAACCTGTGCTCGTTCTGGCTCGTGGAGGCGCTCGCTCGGGCCGGGCGGATCGAGCCGGCGTACCTGGAGAAGGCGCGCGTCATGTTCGAGAAGATGCTCGGGTACTCCAACCACCTCGGGCTGTTCGCGGAGATGACGGGCCTCTCGGGGCAGGCGCTCGGCAACTTCCCGCAGGCCTTCAGCCACCTCGGCCTCATCTCGGCGGCCTACAACATCGACCGCGCGCTCGACGAGCACGGCCCGAGCCGCCGCTCCGGCCAGACGCCCGAGGCCCCCGAGCAGGCGCGGACCGTCCCCGAGGCGGGCCACCCCGGCGCCGAGCCCTCCGCGCACCCGGGGCCGACCGGCGCCCGCTGA
- a CDS encoding trehalose-6-phosphate synthase: protein MSLVLVANRAPIRPTADGWAPSLGGLASALLPVLEARGGAWVAMRGPDEETPLTQGYPDEAPAFTVRRVPLEEPEYEAFYQGMANRVLWPLSHYLVEYVEPDRGFRDAYRAVNRRFAHAALDVARAAGETDPTFWVQDYHMMLVPETLRAGMPDARIGFFWHVPWPASEVFRILPSARDLIRGMLGSDLIGFHTEGYAENFRESARDLLGATIEGETVVLDGHRCRAESHPIGIDVARFEGLAMAPEAAEEAASLRHDLGGGQIVLGVDRLDYTKGLLLRMEAYERFLEIYPERHGEVTFLQIATPSRTGVPAYDRLKRDMDEASGRINGRFARGAWAPVRYRYQSFDQPDLAAFYQAADVAFVTPLRDGMNLVAHEFAAVSAIRAEHGGRPGALVLSELTGAADYLDGALLVNPYDADGLARSLAEALDLPDADRRDRLARMQAATRDLNVHEWARRFLESLDAGEAIGP from the coding sequence GTGTCGCTCGTCCTCGTCGCCAACCGCGCCCCCATTCGCCCGACCGCCGACGGCTGGGCGCCCAGCCTGGGAGGCCTCGCCTCGGCGCTGCTGCCCGTTCTCGAAGCCCGCGGCGGCGCGTGGGTCGCCATGCGCGGGCCCGACGAGGAGACGCCGCTGACGCAGGGCTACCCCGACGAGGCGCCCGCCTTCACCGTCCGGCGGGTCCCGCTGGAGGAGCCCGAGTACGAGGCCTTCTACCAGGGCATGGCCAACCGCGTGCTCTGGCCGCTGTCCCACTACCTCGTCGAGTACGTCGAGCCGGATCGCGGCTTCCGGGATGCCTACCGCGCCGTCAACCGGCGGTTCGCACATGCGGCGCTGGACGTGGCGCGGGCGGCGGGGGAGACCGACCCGACGTTCTGGGTTCAGGACTACCACATGATGCTCGTCCCGGAGACGCTGCGCGCCGGGATGCCGGACGCGCGGATCGGCTTCTTCTGGCACGTGCCCTGGCCCGCCTCGGAAGTGTTCCGGATCCTGCCGTCCGCACGGGACCTGATCCGCGGGATGCTGGGCTCGGACCTGATCGGCTTCCACACCGAGGGCTACGCCGAGAACTTTCGCGAGTCGGCCCGCGACCTGCTCGGCGCGACCATCGAGGGCGAGACGGTCGTGCTCGACGGCCACCGCTGCCGCGCCGAGTCGCACCCGATCGGGATCGACGTGGCCCGCTTCGAGGGGCTCGCGATGGCGCCCGAGGCCGCCGAGGAGGCCGCGTCGCTGCGTCACGACCTGGGCGGCGGGCAGATCGTGCTCGGCGTCGACCGTCTCGACTACACCAAGGGCCTGCTGCTGCGGATGGAAGCCTACGAGCGCTTTCTGGAGATCTACCCCGAGCGTCACGGCGAGGTCACCTTCCTCCAGATCGCCACGCCCAGCCGCACCGGCGTGCCCGCCTACGACCGTCTCAAGCGAGACATGGACGAGGCGTCCGGCCGCATCAACGGCCGCTTCGCGCGCGGCGCCTGGGCGCCGGTCCGCTACCGCTACCAGTCCTTCGACCAGCCCGACCTCGCGGCCTTCTACCAGGCCGCCGACGTGGCCTTCGTGACGCCTCTCCGCGACGGCATGAACCTCGTCGCCCACGAGTTCGCCGCCGTCAGCGCCATCCGCGCCGAGCACGGCGGACGTCCAGGGGCGCTTGTCCTGAGCGAGCTCACCGGTGCAGCCGACTACCTCGACGGCGCCCTCCTCGTCAACCCCTACGACGCCGACGGCCTCGCCCGCTCGCTCGCTGAGGCCCTCGACCTCCCCGATGCCGACCGCCGCGACCGCCTCGCGCGGATGCAGGCCGCCACCCGCGATCTCAACGTCCACGAATGGGCCCGCCGCTTTCTGGAGTCGCTGGACGCGGGGGAAGCCATCGGCCCGTAA
- a CDS encoding acyl-CoA thioesterase II: MTALDDLLDLLDLEPIEVRIFRGRNRPLASPRVFGGQVLAQALVAAGRTVDADRLCHSLHAYFILPGDVKAPIVYEVESLRDGGSFTTRRVTAIQHGRPIFNASLSFHREEPGLDHQTEAAPEAPAPDAVTSERDLARAVAERIPEPLRTVLTRERPIDFRPIDPVDPFRPQPRDARAASWLRATGPLPDDPLIHQAILAYASDWGILSATLLPHGRSVFDGTVQAASLDHAIWFHRPFRADEWLLYAMDAPTAAGARGFGRGQVTDADGVLVASVAQEGLIRPVDPDRAR, translated from the coding sequence ATGACTGCTCTCGACGACCTCCTCGACCTGCTCGACCTCGAACCCATCGAGGTCCGCATCTTCCGCGGGCGCAACCGGCCTCTCGCCAGCCCCCGCGTCTTCGGCGGGCAGGTGCTCGCGCAGGCCCTCGTCGCCGCCGGGCGGACGGTCGACGCGGACCGCCTCTGCCACTCCTTGCACGCCTACTTCATCCTGCCGGGTGACGTCAAGGCGCCCATCGTGTACGAGGTCGAGTCGCTGCGCGACGGCGGCTCGTTCACGACGCGCCGCGTGACGGCCATCCAGCACGGGCGGCCCATCTTCAACGCGTCGCTGTCGTTCCACCGCGAGGAGCCGGGCCTGGACCACCAGACCGAGGCGGCGCCCGAGGCGCCCGCGCCTGACGCCGTCACGTCCGAGCGCGACCTGGCCCGCGCGGTCGCCGAGCGCATCCCGGAGCCGCTCCGGACAGTCCTCACGCGCGAGCGGCCCATCGACTTCCGGCCCATCGACCCGGTGGACCCCTTCCGCCCACAGCCTCGCGACGCGCGGGCGGCGTCGTGGCTCCGGGCGACCGGTCCGCTCCCGGACGACCCACTCATCCACCAGGCCATCCTCGCCTACGCCAGCGACTGGGGCATCCTCTCGGCGACGCTCCTGCCGCACGGCCGGTCGGTGTTCGACGGTACCGTGCAGGCGGCGTCGCTGGACCACGCGATCTGGTTCCACCGCCCCTTCCGCGCCGACGAGTGGTTGCTCTACGCCATGGACGCGCCGACGGCGGCGGGCGCCCGCGGCTTCGGCCGCGGCCAGGTCACCGACGCCGACGGCGTGCTGGTGGCGAGCGTCGCCCAGGAGGGGTTGATCCGCCCCGTCGACCCGGACCGGGCGCGGTAG
- a CDS encoding glycerate kinase, which yields MDRDALALDARRIFDAAVRAVQAPALLHQVDLGDLLGRPADTFDRVLVVGAGKASVPFAGALEACLGEVVPVEGAVAVPAGVPDTVPDGMPRPTRIRVLEGGHPVPTAAGTQAATDALALARSAGPDDLVVALISGGGSALWTLPPDGVSLDDLRATTHLLLASGVPIEGVNTVRKHLSRLSGGRLALAAAPATLLALVLSDVVGDDPAVIASGPTVPDPTSFADATAVLNAAGLTDHVPPSVRAYLSAGSAGAIPETPGPDHPAFWTVTTAVIGTNGTALSAAAAEAVRLGYAVEGVEAGVEGEARDLGRRVAEAMAGPTTGGSVCRLWGGETTVTVTGGGRGGRNQEVALAAALALDTAEADVVVLSGGTDGIDGPTDAAGGSISPATAARIRDAGLDPAARLADNDAYPALAAADALVRTGPTHTNVADVVVGLRVGS from the coding sequence ATGGACCGAGACGCCCTGGCCCTGGACGCCCGACGCATCTTCGACGCCGCCGTCCGCGCGGTGCAGGCGCCTGCGCTACTCCATCAGGTCGACCTCGGCGATCTGCTCGGCCGCCCCGCGGACACCTTCGACCGCGTGCTCGTGGTCGGAGCGGGCAAGGCGTCGGTCCCGTTCGCAGGGGCGCTGGAGGCGTGCCTCGGGGAGGTCGTCCCGGTGGAGGGCGCCGTCGCCGTCCCGGCCGGGGTGCCCGACACCGTACCGGACGGCATGCCCCGCCCGACGCGCATCCGCGTGCTCGAAGGCGGCCACCCGGTCCCGACAGCGGCGGGTACGCAGGCAGCGACCGACGCGCTCGCGCTCGCCCGGTCGGCCGGGCCCGACGACCTCGTCGTCGCCTTGATCTCCGGCGGCGGCTCGGCCCTGTGGACGCTCCCCCCCGACGGTGTCTCCCTCGACGACCTCCGCGCCACGACGCACCTCCTGCTGGCATCGGGCGTCCCCATCGAAGGCGTCAACACGGTCCGCAAGCACCTCTCCCGGCTCTCCGGCGGACGCTTGGCGCTGGCCGCCGCGCCCGCGACGCTGCTGGCGCTCGTCCTGTCCGATGTGGTCGGCGACGACCCGGCCGTGATCGCCTCCGGCCCAACCGTCCCCGACCCGACCTCGTTCGCCGACGCCACCGCCGTGCTCAATGCGGCGGGCCTCACGGACCATGTCCCGCCGAGCGTCCGCGCGTACCTGTCGGCCGGGTCTGCGGGCGCGATCCCCGAGACGCCGGGCCCCGACCACCCGGCCTTCTGGACCGTGACGACCGCCGTCATCGGAACGAACGGGACGGCGCTGTCGGCGGCGGCGGCCGAGGCGGTCCGCCTCGGGTACGCCGTCGAAGGCGTCGAGGCAGGCGTCGAGGGAGAGGCGCGCGACCTGGGCCGTCGGGTCGCGGAGGCGATGGCAGGCCCCACGACCGGCGGGTCCGTGTGCCGTCTCTGGGGCGGCGAGACCACGGTCACGGTCACGGGCGGCGGGCGCGGCGGGCGCAACCAGGAGGTCGCCCTCGCGGCGGCCCTCGCGCTCGACACCGCCGAGGCGGACGTGGTCGTCCTCAGCGGCGGCACCGACGGCATCGACGGGCCGACGGACGCGGCGGGCGGCTCTATCTCCCCGGCGACGGCCGCCCGCATCCGGGACGCCGGACTGGACCCCGCTGCGCGCCTCGCCGACAATGACGCCTACCCCGCGCTCGCCGCCGCCGACGCCCTCGTCCGCACCGGTCCCACGCACACGAACGTCGCCGACGTGGTGGTCGGCCTTCGCGTCGGATCCTGA